From Pogoniulus pusillus isolate bPogPus1 chromosome 16, bPogPus1.pri, whole genome shotgun sequence, a single genomic window includes:
- the SEMA3B gene encoding semaphorin-3B isoform X1 has product MSHRLLLLLVLLLSCGPTAGRPPPAATPRLKLAFPELRARHGLQLFRLERSCCYEALLLDEERGRLFVGAQNHLLSLALDDISQRDRKIYWPAPVEWREECNWAGKDITAECMNFVKILHAYNRTHLYACGTGAFHPVCAFVEAGQHAEEPTFKLDPQRTEDGKGKSPYDPRHAAASVLVGEELYSGVATDLMGRDFTIFRSLGRRPSIRTEQHDSRWLNEPKFVAVFWVPESEDPDDDKIYFFFRETAVERQQGLGKTSFARIGQICRNDMGGQRSLVNKWTTFLKARLVCAVPGPDGADTHFNELRDVFLLQTKDKRNPLIYAIFSTSSSVFQGSAVCVYTMADIRRAFLGPFAHKEGPNYQWVSYQGRVPYPRPGMCPSKTFGTFGSTKDFPDEVIQFARHHPLMYNPVLPHSQRPLFLQASVPYTFTRIAVDRVTAADGHYDVLFIGTDMGTVLKVVSMAKESWHHMEPLLLEELQVFQDASPVTSLQLSSKRHQLYAGSATALAQLSLHRCGAYGKACAECCLARDPYCAWDGTACTRYVPNTKRRFRRQDIRNGDPNMLCSEGELGSNWGLMVSPARTGPDDWAMSPPDPRRGSVPQKQLYGVEGSTAFLECIPKSLQARVLWMYQRTPDDPKQEVQMDERVVQTERGVLLRSVQRADAGLYLCHATEHGFTQPLLQLSLEVIGARQVVGMAPAGDPQLTAGPPSHKVWYRDFLQLVERPPVGTAGRACQRPWSRGRSLPPPRAHAGPPGRGHGEEPRRARRRRTHEGPRAERRPRSASPW; this is encoded by the exons ATGAGCCacaggctgcttctgcttctagTCCTGCTCCTGTCGTGTGGCCCCACCGCCGGCCGCCCGCCACCCGCGGCCACCCCCCGCCTCAAACTGGCCTTCCCTG AGCTGCGGGCTCGCCACgggctgcagctcttcaggcTGGAGCGCTCATGCTGCTACGAGGCCCTTCTGCTGGACGAGGAGCGTGGCCGCCTCTTTGTCGGTGCACAGAACCACCTGCTCTCGCTGGCCCTGGATGACATCAGCCAACGGGACAGGAAG ATCTACTGGCCAGCACCGGTGGAGTGGAGGGAGGAGTGTAACTGGGCTGGCAAGGACATCACT GCCGAATGCATGAACTTTGTGAAGATCCTCCATGCCTACAACCGGACCCACCTGTATGCCTGCGGCACTGGTGCCTTCCACCCAGTCTGTGCCTTCGTGGAGGCTGGCCAGCATGCAGAG GAGCCTACCTTCAAGCTGGACCCCCAGCGCACCGAGGATGGCAAGGGGAAGAGCCCCTATGACCCCCGGCATGCAGCTGCTTCTGTCCTTGTGG GCGAGGAGCTCTACTCCGGGGTAGCCACCGATCTGATGGGCCGTGACTTTACCATCTTCCGCAGCCTGGGCCGACGTCCCTCCATCCGCACCGAGCAGCACGACTCCCGCTGGCTCAACG AGCCCAAGTTCGTGGCCGTTTTTTGGGTGCCAGAAAGCGAAGACCCCGATGACGACAAGATCTACTTCTTCTTCCGTGAGACAGCAGTGGAacggcagcaggggctgggcaaaACCAGCTTTGCCCGTATTGGCCAGATCTGCCGG AATGACATGGGTGGGCAGCGCAGCCTGGTGAACAAGTGGACAACCTTCCTGAAGGCTCGGCTcgtctgtgctgtgccaggaccTGACGGGGCAGACACCCACTTCAATGAGCTCC GAGATGTCTTCCTGCTGCAGACAAAGGACAAGCGCAACCCCCTGATCTACGCCATCTTCTCCACTTCCAG CTCTGTTTTCCAGGGTTCAGCTGTTTGTGTCTATACCATGGCTGACATTCGCCGAGCCTTCCTGGGCCCCTTCGCACACAAGGAGGGCCCCAACTATCAGTGGGTGTCATACCAGGGACGTGTGCCATACCCTCGCCCAGGCATG tgccccagcaaaacCTTTGGCACCTTTGGCTCCACCAAAGACTTCCCAGATGAGGTGATCCAGTTTGCCCGGCACCACCCACTGATGTACAACCCCGTGCTGCCCCACAGCCAGCGCCCCCTCTTCCTGCAAGCCTCCGTTCCCTACACTTTCACCCGCATTGCTGTGGATCGTGTCACTGCTGCTGATGGCCACTACGACGTCCTCTTCATTGGCACAG acaTGGGCACGGTGCTGAAGGTAGTCTCGATGGCCAAGGAGAGCTGGCACCACATGGAgccgctgctgctggaggagctgcaggtctTCCAG GATGCCTCCCCTGtcaccagcctgcagctctcttcAAAGCGG cATCAACTCTATGCTGGCTCAGCCACAGCACTGGCCCAGCTCTCCTTGCACCGCTGTGGTGCCTATGGCAAAGcctgtgctgagtgctgcctaGCACGGGACCCATACTGTGCCTGGgatggcactgcctgcacccGTTATGTGCCTAACACTAAGAG GCGTTTTCGCCGGCAAGACATCCGCAATGGTGACCCCAATATGCTCTGCTCAGAAGGTGAGCTGGGATCCAACTGGGGGCTGATGGTTAGCCCTGCCAGGACAGGACCTGATGATTGGGCCATGTCTCCTCCAGACCCACGGCGAGGCAGTGTGCCCCAGAAGCAGCTCTATGGGGTGGAGGGCAGCACCGCTTTCCTGGAGTGCATCCCCAAATCCCTTCAAGCCCGTGTCCTCTGGATGTACCAACGTACCCCAGATGACCCCAAGCAAGAG GTGCAGATGGATGAGCGGGTGGTGCAGACCGAGCGGGGTGTCCTCCTGCGCAGCGTGCAGCGCGCAGATGCCGGCCTCTACCTCTGCCACGCCACTGAGCACGGCTtcacccagcccctgctgcagctctccctggaggtgatcggTGCTCGGCAGGTAGTGGGCATGGCACCTGCCGGAGACCCCCAGCTCACCGCCGGGCCCCCCAGCCACAAGGTCTGGTACCGGGACTTCCTCCAGCTGGTGGAGCGCCCGCCGGTGGGCACTGCGGGTAGGGCCTGTCAGCGGCCCTGGAGCCGGGGGAGGTCCCTGCCACCCCCACGCGCCCACGCCGGACCCCCCGGCCGCGGCCATGGCGAGGAGCCGCGCAGAGCTCGCCGCCGGCGCACCCACGAGGGGCCGCGGGCTGAGCGGAGACCCCGCAGTGCATCCCCCTGGTGA
- the SEMA3B gene encoding semaphorin-3B isoform X2, which produces MSHRLLLLLVLLLSCGPTAGRPPPAATPRLKLAFPELRARHGLQLFRLERSCCYEALLLDEERGRLFVGAQNHLLSLALDDISQRDRKIYWPAPVEWREECNWAGKDITAECMNFVKILHAYNRTHLYACGTGAFHPVCAFVEAGQHAEEPTFKLDPQRTEDGKGKSPYDPRHAAASVLVGEELYSGVATDLMGRDFTIFRSLGRRPSIRTEQHDSRWLNEPKFVAVFWVPESEDPDDDKIYFFFRETAVERQQGLGKTSFARIGQICRNDMGGQRSLVNKWTTFLKARLVCAVPGPDGADTHFNELRDVFLLQTKDKRNPLIYAIFSTSSSVFQGSAVCVYTMADIRRAFLGPFAHKEGPNYQWVSYQGRVPYPRPGMCPSKTFGTFGSTKDFPDEVIQFARHHPLMYNPVLPHSQRPLFLQASVPYTFTRIAVDRVTAADGHYDVLFIGTDMGTVLKVVSMAKESWHHMEPLLLEELQVFQDASPVTSLQLSSKRHQLYAGSATALAQLSLHRCGAYGKACAECCLARDPYCAWDGTACTRYVPNTKRRFRRQDIRNGDPNMLCSEDPRRGSVPQKQLYGVEGSTAFLECIPKSLQARVLWMYQRTPDDPKQEVQMDERVVQTERGVLLRSVQRADAGLYLCHATEHGFTQPLLQLSLEVIGARQVVGMAPAGDPQLTAGPPSHKVWYRDFLQLVERPPVGTAGRACQRPWSRGRSLPPPRAHAGPPGRGHGEEPRRARRRRTHEGPRAERRPRSASPW; this is translated from the exons ATGAGCCacaggctgcttctgcttctagTCCTGCTCCTGTCGTGTGGCCCCACCGCCGGCCGCCCGCCACCCGCGGCCACCCCCCGCCTCAAACTGGCCTTCCCTG AGCTGCGGGCTCGCCACgggctgcagctcttcaggcTGGAGCGCTCATGCTGCTACGAGGCCCTTCTGCTGGACGAGGAGCGTGGCCGCCTCTTTGTCGGTGCACAGAACCACCTGCTCTCGCTGGCCCTGGATGACATCAGCCAACGGGACAGGAAG ATCTACTGGCCAGCACCGGTGGAGTGGAGGGAGGAGTGTAACTGGGCTGGCAAGGACATCACT GCCGAATGCATGAACTTTGTGAAGATCCTCCATGCCTACAACCGGACCCACCTGTATGCCTGCGGCACTGGTGCCTTCCACCCAGTCTGTGCCTTCGTGGAGGCTGGCCAGCATGCAGAG GAGCCTACCTTCAAGCTGGACCCCCAGCGCACCGAGGATGGCAAGGGGAAGAGCCCCTATGACCCCCGGCATGCAGCTGCTTCTGTCCTTGTGG GCGAGGAGCTCTACTCCGGGGTAGCCACCGATCTGATGGGCCGTGACTTTACCATCTTCCGCAGCCTGGGCCGACGTCCCTCCATCCGCACCGAGCAGCACGACTCCCGCTGGCTCAACG AGCCCAAGTTCGTGGCCGTTTTTTGGGTGCCAGAAAGCGAAGACCCCGATGACGACAAGATCTACTTCTTCTTCCGTGAGACAGCAGTGGAacggcagcaggggctgggcaaaACCAGCTTTGCCCGTATTGGCCAGATCTGCCGG AATGACATGGGTGGGCAGCGCAGCCTGGTGAACAAGTGGACAACCTTCCTGAAGGCTCGGCTcgtctgtgctgtgccaggaccTGACGGGGCAGACACCCACTTCAATGAGCTCC GAGATGTCTTCCTGCTGCAGACAAAGGACAAGCGCAACCCCCTGATCTACGCCATCTTCTCCACTTCCAG CTCTGTTTTCCAGGGTTCAGCTGTTTGTGTCTATACCATGGCTGACATTCGCCGAGCCTTCCTGGGCCCCTTCGCACACAAGGAGGGCCCCAACTATCAGTGGGTGTCATACCAGGGACGTGTGCCATACCCTCGCCCAGGCATG tgccccagcaaaacCTTTGGCACCTTTGGCTCCACCAAAGACTTCCCAGATGAGGTGATCCAGTTTGCCCGGCACCACCCACTGATGTACAACCCCGTGCTGCCCCACAGCCAGCGCCCCCTCTTCCTGCAAGCCTCCGTTCCCTACACTTTCACCCGCATTGCTGTGGATCGTGTCACTGCTGCTGATGGCCACTACGACGTCCTCTTCATTGGCACAG acaTGGGCACGGTGCTGAAGGTAGTCTCGATGGCCAAGGAGAGCTGGCACCACATGGAgccgctgctgctggaggagctgcaggtctTCCAG GATGCCTCCCCTGtcaccagcctgcagctctcttcAAAGCGG cATCAACTCTATGCTGGCTCAGCCACAGCACTGGCCCAGCTCTCCTTGCACCGCTGTGGTGCCTATGGCAAAGcctgtgctgagtgctgcctaGCACGGGACCCATACTGTGCCTGGgatggcactgcctgcacccGTTATGTGCCTAACACTAAGAG GCGTTTTCGCCGGCAAGACATCCGCAATGGTGACCCCAATATGCTCTGCTCAGAAG ACCCACGGCGAGGCAGTGTGCCCCAGAAGCAGCTCTATGGGGTGGAGGGCAGCACCGCTTTCCTGGAGTGCATCCCCAAATCCCTTCAAGCCCGTGTCCTCTGGATGTACCAACGTACCCCAGATGACCCCAAGCAAGAG GTGCAGATGGATGAGCGGGTGGTGCAGACCGAGCGGGGTGTCCTCCTGCGCAGCGTGCAGCGCGCAGATGCCGGCCTCTACCTCTGCCACGCCACTGAGCACGGCTtcacccagcccctgctgcagctctccctggaggtgatcggTGCTCGGCAGGTAGTGGGCATGGCACCTGCCGGAGACCCCCAGCTCACCGCCGGGCCCCCCAGCCACAAGGTCTGGTACCGGGACTTCCTCCAGCTGGTGGAGCGCCCGCCGGTGGGCACTGCGGGTAGGGCCTGTCAGCGGCCCTGGAGCCGGGGGAGGTCCCTGCCACCCCCACGCGCCCACGCCGGACCCCCCGGCCGCGGCCATGGCGAGGAGCCGCGCAGAGCTCGCCGCCGGCGCACCCACGAGGGGCCGCGGGCTGAGCGGAGACCCCGCAGTGCATCCCCCTGGTGA
- the LOC135182222 gene encoding 2'-5'-oligoadenylate synthase 1-like: protein MGAVTRGGLKAATDKQHWGIDSGGAVVTAGRMTSTNDLWEVPPNKLDHWIMEVLQPSTDFCMEVKKTVKNICNFLKEQCFENIRVHKTVKGGSAGKGTALQNKSDADVVLFLSCFVSYQHQKQEIKHILDLIKERLDARKESLAFTVRMSSPSYKGPDNTRRSLSFTLRSQDAKESIEVDILPAYDALGQVSKYTPPKAEVYVELLNAHGGPGEFSPCFTELQKAFVKRCPAKMKNLLRLVKHWYKEMLKPRYPKADLPPKYALELLTIYAWEEGTNSSQSFNTAQGFRTVLELLRRHQEICIYWQTYYSLQHREIGAHIKSLLHSPCPIVLDPADPTGILGQGKDWDLLAQEATYHLSLPCIKDTQPWDVQPARPVTIDVKQLTGISVLTITVSPSTTIWQLKEKIEQASGISRYKQRLAKQEQDASTPLLLDGKTLAALGIFYNTTLVLLQTEPQAIEVFVKDDKNRTTTYTVQPTSTVRQLKEQIHMRQGPPADQQRLTYGSRELEDRHTLAYYDVQPRSTIYMLLRLRGGADPQLPACSFS from the exons ATGGGGGCGGTGACCCGGGGAGGTTTAAAAGCTGCTACTGACAAGCAGCACTGGGGTATTGATTCAGGAGGGGCTGTAGTCACGGCTGGCAGGATGACATCCACGAACGATCTTTGGGAGGTGCCCCCCAACAAGCTGGACCACTGGATCATGGaggtcctgcagcccagcacggaTTTCTGCATGGAGGTGAAGAAGACAGTGAAGAATATCTGCAACTTCTTGAAGGAGCAGTGCTTTGAAAACATCCGTGTCCACAAGACTGTCAAG GGTGGCTCAGCAGGCAAGGGCACGGCACTGCAGAACAAATCCGATGCTGATGTGgtgctcttcctcagctgcttcgTCAGCTACCAGCATCAGAAGCAGGAAATAAAGCATATCCTGGATTTGATCAAGGAGAGGCTGGACGCCCGCAAGGAGAGCTTGGCTTTCACAGTGCGTATGAGTAGCCCCAGTTACAAGGGCCCTGACAATACACGACgctccctcagcttcactcTCCGCTCCCAGGACGCTAAGGAGTCCATTGAGGTGGACATTCTGCCTGCCTATGATGCCTTGG GACAGGTGAGCAAGTATACCCCACCAAAGGCAGAGGTGTATGTGGAGCTCCTGAATGCCCATGGTGGTCCTGGGGAGTTCTCTCCTTGCTTCACTGAACTGCAAAAGGCATTTGTGAAGCGTTGCCCAGCCAAGATGAAGAACCTCCTGCGCCTGGTCAAGCACTGGTACAAGGAG ATGCTGAAGCCACGATATCCTAAAGCTGACCTGCCTCCAAAGTATGCCCTGGAACTATTGACCATCTATGCCTGGGAGGAGGGTACAAACTCCAGCCAGAGCTTCAACACGGCTCAGGGCTTCCGtacagtgctggagctgctgcgcCGGCACCAGGAGATCTGCATTTACTGGCAGACATACTACTCACTCCAGCACAGAGAGATTGGTGCCCACATCAAAAGTCTGCTGCACAGTCCCTG CCCCATTGTCCTGGACCCTGCTGACCCCACAGGGATCCTGGGCCAAGGCAAGGATTGGGACTTACTGGCACAGGAGGCAACCTACCACCTTTCGCTGCCCTGTATCAAAGacacccagccctgggatgTACAG CCAGCCCGGCCTGTGACGATTGACGTGAAGCAGCTGACAGGCATTTCTGTCCTGACAATAACTGTCAGCCCAAGCACCACcatctggcagctgaaggagaagATCGAGCAGGCGTCGGGCATCTCCCGGTACAAACAGCGTTTGGCGAAGCAGGAACAAGACGCGAGCACCCCTCTCCTTCTGGATGGCAAGACCTTGGCCGCCCTCGGCATCTTCTACAACACCacactggtgctgctgcagaccGAGCCCCAGGCGATAGAGGTCTTTGTGAAGGATGACAAGAACCGGACCACCACATACACTGTGCAGCCCACTTCCACTGTCCGTCAGCTGAAGGAGCAGATCCACATGCGGCAGGGGCCTCCTGCTGACCAGCAGCGCCTGACGTACGGCTCCAGGGAGCTGGAGGACCGGCACACACTGGCATACTATGATGTCCAGCCCAGGAGCACCATCTACATGCTCCTGCGGCTTCGTGGCGGTGCAGaccctcagctgcctgcctgctcgtTCTCCTGA
- the IFRD2 gene encoding interferon-related developmental regulator 2 isoform X1 → MPRSRRAARRGPGSARARSPASEEEAGSEVLSHCSSASEGTSPAEEGAAGNEAAGEQGQEEEAEDRLKEHMDNLLDKSTKMRQTALQSLRLAFSSRILSEFLLERRLMLTDSLEKCLKKGKGEEQALAGTVLTLLCLQMGSGPEGEELFHSLKPLLISVLTDSTASPGARQSCAMALGMCCYIAAADLEDLILCLSCLEGIFSPASMGDVASGTTQHGPLHCSALQSWSLLLTICPPSHIKSILDNRWLKLPPLLSSSSVTLRILAGETIALIFELAQDLEEDLYYQDTEFLCAQLKILATESNKYRAKTDRRKQHSIFRDILHFIENGEYQEETVRFGLECMYLDSWARQRTYQVFKEVLGSGICHHLQNNDLLREIFGLGPPLVLDAATLKTSKVSRFEKHLYNSAAFKARTKARSRVRDKRADIL, encoded by the exons ATGCCGCGCTCCCGCCGCGCCGCGCGCC GTGGCCCCGGCAGCGCCCGAGCTCGCTCGCCCGCCAGCGAGGAGGAGGCTGGCAGCGAGGTGCTGAGCCACTGCAGCAGCGCCAGTGAGGGGACCAGCCCCGCCGAGGAGGGCGCAG cagggaATGAGGCGGCGGGTGAGcaaggccaggaggaggaggcagaggacaggctgaaggagcacaTGGACAACCTCCTGGATAAGAG CACCAAGATGCGtcaaacagcactgcagagcctgcgcctggccttctcctccagaatCCTCTCCGAGTTCCTGCTGGAGCGTCGCCTCATGCTCACAGACTCCCTCGAGAAGTGTCTCAAGAAAG GTAAAGGGGAGGAACAGGCACTGGCGGGCACCGTCCtcaccctcctctgcctccagaTGGGTTCTGGCCCGGAGGGGGAAGAGTTGTTTCACAGCCTGAAGCCTCTGCTCATCAGTGTCCTGACAGACagcacagccagccctggcGCCCGGCAGAGC TGTGCCATGGCTCTGGGCATGTGTTGCTacattgctgctgctgacctcGAG GACTTGATCTTATGCCTGTCCTGCTTGGAGGGCATcttcagccctgccagcatgggTGATGTGGCCTCAGGAACTACCCAGCATGGCCCTCTGCACTGCAGTGCGCTGCAGTCATGGTCCCTGCTCCTCACTATTTGCCCTCCTTCCCACATCAAGAGTATTTTGGACAA TCGCTGGCTGAAGCTGCCCCCTCtgctgtccagcagcagtgtcacTCTGCGTATCCTGGCTGGGGAAACCATTGCGCTGATCTTTGAGCTGGCCCAAGACTTGGAG GAAGACTTGTATTACCAAGATACAGAgttcctgtgtgcccagctCAAGATCCTGGCTACTGAGAGCAACAAGTACCGAGCCAAGACAGACCGACGGAAGCAACACTCCATCTTCCGGGACATCCTGCACTTCATCGAG AACGGGGAGTACCAGGAGGAGACCGTCCGGTTTGGCCTGGAGTGCATGTACCTGGACAGCTGGGCACGCCAGCGGACTTACCAGGTCTTTAAAGAGGTGCTGGGCTCCGGCATCTGTCACCACCTCCAG AACAATGACCTGCTACGGGAGATCTTTGGACTTGGACCCCCCTTGGTGTTGGATGCGGCCACTTTGAAAACCAGCAAGGTCTCCCGCTTTGAGAAG CACCTCTACAACTCAGCTGCCTTCAAAGCCCGCACGAAAGCCCGGAGCCGGGTGCGGGACAAGCGAGCAGACATCCTGTGA
- the IFRD2 gene encoding interferon-related developmental regulator 2 isoform X3, with product MPRSRRAARRGPGSARARSPASEEEAGSEVLSHCSSASEGTSPAEEGAAGNEAAGEQGQEEEAEDRLKEHMDNLLDKSTKMRQTALQSLRLAFSSRILSEFLLERRLMLTDSLEKCLKKGKGEEQALAGTVLTLLCLQMGSGPEGEELFHSLKPLLISVLTDSTASPGARQSDLILCLSCLEGIFSPASMGDVASGTTQHGPLHCSALQSWSLLLTICPPSHIKSILDNRWLKLPPLLSSSSVTLRILAGETIALIFELAQDLEEDLYYQDTEFLCAQLKILATESNKYRAKTDRRKQHSIFRDILHFIENGEYQEETVRFGLECMYLDSWARQRTYQVFKEVLGSGICHHLQNNDLLREIFGLGPPLVLDAATLKTSKVSRFEKHLYNSAAFKARTKARSRVRDKRADIL from the exons ATGCCGCGCTCCCGCCGCGCCGCGCGCC GTGGCCCCGGCAGCGCCCGAGCTCGCTCGCCCGCCAGCGAGGAGGAGGCTGGCAGCGAGGTGCTGAGCCACTGCAGCAGCGCCAGTGAGGGGACCAGCCCCGCCGAGGAGGGCGCAG cagggaATGAGGCGGCGGGTGAGcaaggccaggaggaggaggcagaggacaggctgaaggagcacaTGGACAACCTCCTGGATAAGAG CACCAAGATGCGtcaaacagcactgcagagcctgcgcctggccttctcctccagaatCCTCTCCGAGTTCCTGCTGGAGCGTCGCCTCATGCTCACAGACTCCCTCGAGAAGTGTCTCAAGAAAG GTAAAGGGGAGGAACAGGCACTGGCGGGCACCGTCCtcaccctcctctgcctccagaTGGGTTCTGGCCCGGAGGGGGAAGAGTTGTTTCACAGCCTGAAGCCTCTGCTCATCAGTGTCCTGACAGACagcacagccagccctggcGCCCGGCAGAGC GACTTGATCTTATGCCTGTCCTGCTTGGAGGGCATcttcagccctgccagcatgggTGATGTGGCCTCAGGAACTACCCAGCATGGCCCTCTGCACTGCAGTGCGCTGCAGTCATGGTCCCTGCTCCTCACTATTTGCCCTCCTTCCCACATCAAGAGTATTTTGGACAA TCGCTGGCTGAAGCTGCCCCCTCtgctgtccagcagcagtgtcacTCTGCGTATCCTGGCTGGGGAAACCATTGCGCTGATCTTTGAGCTGGCCCAAGACTTGGAG GAAGACTTGTATTACCAAGATACAGAgttcctgtgtgcccagctCAAGATCCTGGCTACTGAGAGCAACAAGTACCGAGCCAAGACAGACCGACGGAAGCAACACTCCATCTTCCGGGACATCCTGCACTTCATCGAG AACGGGGAGTACCAGGAGGAGACCGTCCGGTTTGGCCTGGAGTGCATGTACCTGGACAGCTGGGCACGCCAGCGGACTTACCAGGTCTTTAAAGAGGTGCTGGGCTCCGGCATCTGTCACCACCTCCAG AACAATGACCTGCTACGGGAGATCTTTGGACTTGGACCCCCCTTGGTGTTGGATGCGGCCACTTTGAAAACCAGCAAGGTCTCCCGCTTTGAGAAG CACCTCTACAACTCAGCTGCCTTCAAAGCCCGCACGAAAGCCCGGAGCCGGGTGCGGGACAAGCGAGCAGACATCCTGTGA
- the IFRD2 gene encoding interferon-related developmental regulator 2 isoform X2 — MPRSRRAARRGPGSARARSPASEEEAGSEVLSHCSSASEGTSPAEEGAGNEAAGEQGQEEEAEDRLKEHMDNLLDKSTKMRQTALQSLRLAFSSRILSEFLLERRLMLTDSLEKCLKKGKGEEQALAGTVLTLLCLQMGSGPEGEELFHSLKPLLISVLTDSTASPGARQSCAMALGMCCYIAAADLEDLILCLSCLEGIFSPASMGDVASGTTQHGPLHCSALQSWSLLLTICPPSHIKSILDNRWLKLPPLLSSSSVTLRILAGETIALIFELAQDLEEDLYYQDTEFLCAQLKILATESNKYRAKTDRRKQHSIFRDILHFIENGEYQEETVRFGLECMYLDSWARQRTYQVFKEVLGSGICHHLQNNDLLREIFGLGPPLVLDAATLKTSKVSRFEKHLYNSAAFKARTKARSRVRDKRADIL; from the exons ATGCCGCGCTCCCGCCGCGCCGCGCGCC GTGGCCCCGGCAGCGCCCGAGCTCGCTCGCCCGCCAGCGAGGAGGAGGCTGGCAGCGAGGTGCTGAGCCACTGCAGCAGCGCCAGTGAGGGGACCAGCCCCGCCGAGGAGGGCGCAG ggaATGAGGCGGCGGGTGAGcaaggccaggaggaggaggcagaggacaggctgaaggagcacaTGGACAACCTCCTGGATAAGAG CACCAAGATGCGtcaaacagcactgcagagcctgcgcctggccttctcctccagaatCCTCTCCGAGTTCCTGCTGGAGCGTCGCCTCATGCTCACAGACTCCCTCGAGAAGTGTCTCAAGAAAG GTAAAGGGGAGGAACAGGCACTGGCGGGCACCGTCCtcaccctcctctgcctccagaTGGGTTCTGGCCCGGAGGGGGAAGAGTTGTTTCACAGCCTGAAGCCTCTGCTCATCAGTGTCCTGACAGACagcacagccagccctggcGCCCGGCAGAGC TGTGCCATGGCTCTGGGCATGTGTTGCTacattgctgctgctgacctcGAG GACTTGATCTTATGCCTGTCCTGCTTGGAGGGCATcttcagccctgccagcatgggTGATGTGGCCTCAGGAACTACCCAGCATGGCCCTCTGCACTGCAGTGCGCTGCAGTCATGGTCCCTGCTCCTCACTATTTGCCCTCCTTCCCACATCAAGAGTATTTTGGACAA TCGCTGGCTGAAGCTGCCCCCTCtgctgtccagcagcagtgtcacTCTGCGTATCCTGGCTGGGGAAACCATTGCGCTGATCTTTGAGCTGGCCCAAGACTTGGAG GAAGACTTGTATTACCAAGATACAGAgttcctgtgtgcccagctCAAGATCCTGGCTACTGAGAGCAACAAGTACCGAGCCAAGACAGACCGACGGAAGCAACACTCCATCTTCCGGGACATCCTGCACTTCATCGAG AACGGGGAGTACCAGGAGGAGACCGTCCGGTTTGGCCTGGAGTGCATGTACCTGGACAGCTGGGCACGCCAGCGGACTTACCAGGTCTTTAAAGAGGTGCTGGGCTCCGGCATCTGTCACCACCTCCAG AACAATGACCTGCTACGGGAGATCTTTGGACTTGGACCCCCCTTGGTGTTGGATGCGGCCACTTTGAAAACCAGCAAGGTCTCCCGCTTTGAGAAG CACCTCTACAACTCAGCTGCCTTCAAAGCCCGCACGAAAGCCCGGAGCCGGGTGCGGGACAAGCGAGCAGACATCCTGTGA